One window of the Trifolium pratense cultivar HEN17-A07 linkage group LG2, ARS_RC_1.1, whole genome shotgun sequence genome contains the following:
- the LOC123904780 gene encoding uncharacterized protein LOC123904780 has translation MLVDREGLWFRVLVARYGIEGGRLRVGGRRGSSWWKEIASIRDGGSASGGGWFGEQVLKRVGDGSDTFFWTDPWVDETPLCQRFGRLFQLAETKLCTVAEMFALGWGEGGEAWVWRLHLRVWEEEMLGECQSLLLNIFLQAHSIDRWEWRSDPVTGYSVRGAYQLLTSHTSVTTDVADNLIWHSQVPLKVSIFAWRLLRDRLPTKVNLVTRGVLSSTAHDCVFGCGEAESAHHLFISCGIVGSLWDLVRSWTCIPLVEFTTLRDHFVQFVSSAGGSRARRSFLQLIWLACVWVVWTERNHRLFTGSTDTPHILLDKIKLFSFRWLKATNITLAYNYHCWWSSPRLCLGFV, from the coding sequence atgctagTGGATAGAGAGGGGCTATGGTTTAGAGTGTTGGTAGCTCGTTATGGGATTGAGGGAGGTAGACTTCGAGTTGGAGGTCGGCGAGGGTCGTCGTGGTGGAAGGAGATAGCGAGTATTAGGGATGGTGGGAGTGCTTCAGGGGGTGGTTGGTTTGGGGAGCAGGTTTTGAAGAGGGTGGGGGACGGGTCAGATACTTTTTTCTGGACCGATCCCTGGGTGGATGAGACTCCTTTGTGTCAGCGGTTTGGACGCCTGTTTCAGTTGGCAGAGACTAAATTATGTACGGTAGcagagatgtttgctttagggtGGGGTGAGGGAGGGGAGGCGTGGGTGTGGAGGCTGCATTTGAGGGtatgggaggaggagatgttgggggagtgtcagtcgTTACTTCTTAACATTTTCTTGCAGGCTCATTCTATTGATAGGTGGGAGTGGCGCTCTGATCCTGTCACAGGTTATTCCGTTAGAGGAGCATATCAGCTGCTTACTTCTCATACTTCGGTCACTACGGATGTTGCGGATAATCTCATTTGGCATTcccaggttcctttgaaggtttccattttTGCGTGGCGTCTTTTGCGGGACCGGTTGCCCACGAAAGTAAACCTGGTTACCCGAGGCGTTTTATCTTCTACAGCTCATGAttgtgtttttggatgtggagAGGCTGAGTCAGcccatcacttattcatctccTGCGGCATTGttggttctctttgggatttagtgcGATCGTGGACTTGTATTCCTTTGGTGGAGTTCACTACACTTCGTgaccattttgttcagtttgtaTCTTCAGCAGGTGGTTCGCGGGCGCGTCGATCATTTTTGCAGCTCATTTGGCTCGCTTGCGTTTGGGTTGTATGGACGGAACGAAACCATCGATTGTTCACAGGTTCAACTGATACGCCCcatattttgttggacaagatcaagcttttctcttttaggtggttgaaggcGACGAATATTACGTTGGCTTATAACTACCAttgttggtggtctagtcctaggCTTTGTTTGGGTTTTGTATGA
- the LOC123908752 gene encoding uncharacterized protein LOC123908752 isoform X2 produces the protein MRNLENLLAFLPCCLVPKEKKKQEREDDDSDEPKGKEKRQKGGLGKGFHAPLQLSDALAKFLGESATSDVIKRKWDYIKGNNLQPYVGAAGIIVPIIVYANLIMSVQDIPRQFRNLLEYWEDEKNQRVSSEDKEPPTQAQVFIATRQSRKGKELDKETNSAIIKLQDMIENNGQPSSEAFQSIVGKEKPGRMRCHGRTTTLTLLKRNEEIKKLKREHADEVAQVRTVV, from the exons ATGAGGAATTTGGAAAACCTTCTAGCCTTCCTACCCTG TTGTTTAGTaccaaaggaaaagaaaaagcaaGAGAGAGAAGATGATG ATTCAGATGAGCCGAAAGGAAAGGAAAAGCGGCAGAAGGGAGGATTAGGAAAAGGTTTTCATGCTCCACTTCAGTTATCCGATGCCCTTGCGAAGTTCCTTGGAGAAAGCGCAACATCTGATGTCATTAAAAGAAAGTGGGATTATATAAAAGGAAACAACCTTCAG CCATATGTTGGGGCTGCTGGAATCATTGTTCCAATCATAGTGTACGCAAACTTGATTATGTCCGTGCAAGACATACCAAGACAGTTTAGGAATTTATTGGAGTATTGGgaagatgaaaaaaatcaa CGTGTAAGTAGTGAAGATAAAGAGCCTCCAACTCAAGCTCAAGTTTTCATTGCTACTCGACAAAGTAGGAAAGGAAAGGAGTTGGATAAAGAAACAAACAGTGCAATT ATAAAGCTTCAAGACATGATTGAAAATAATGGGCAGCCTTCTTCAGAAGCCTTTCAAAGTATTGTTGGCAAAGAAAAACCTGGGAGAATGCGTTGCCACGGAAGAACCACAACCCTCACGCTCTtgaaaagaaatgaagaaattaaaaaacttaaaagagaGCATGCTGATGAGGTTGCCCAAGTTAGGACAGTGGTCTGA
- the LOC123908752 gene encoding uncharacterized protein LOC123908752 isoform X1, whose protein sequence is MRNLENLLAFLPCCLVPKEKKKQEREDDDSDEPKGKEKRQKGGLGKGFHAPLQLSDALAKFLGESATSDVIKRKWDYIKGNNLQPYVGAAGIIVPIIVYANLIMSVQDIPRQFRNLLEYWEDEKNQEVSHQNAQNIAQLKYRHRTGNKTFAVIREKMRVSSEDKEPPTQAQVFIATRQSRKGKELDKETNSAIIKLQDMIENNGQPSSEAFQSIVGKEKPGRMRCHGRTTTLTLLKRNEEIKKLKREHADEVAQVRTVV, encoded by the exons ATGAGGAATTTGGAAAACCTTCTAGCCTTCCTACCCTG TTGTTTAGTaccaaaggaaaagaaaaagcaaGAGAGAGAAGATGATG ATTCAGATGAGCCGAAAGGAAAGGAAAAGCGGCAGAAGGGAGGATTAGGAAAAGGTTTTCATGCTCCACTTCAGTTATCCGATGCCCTTGCGAAGTTCCTTGGAGAAAGCGCAACATCTGATGTCATTAAAAGAAAGTGGGATTATATAAAAGGAAACAACCTTCAG CCATATGTTGGGGCTGCTGGAATCATTGTTCCAATCATAGTGTACGCAAACTTGATTATGTCCGTGCAAGACATACCAAGACAGTTTAGGAATTTATTGGAGTATTGGgaagatgaaaaaaatcaa GAAGTAAGTCATCAAAATGCCCAAAATATAGCTCAACTAAAATATAGACATCGTACGGGGAATAAAACCTTTGCtgttataagagaaaaaatg CGTGTAAGTAGTGAAGATAAAGAGCCTCCAACTCAAGCTCAAGTTTTCATTGCTACTCGACAAAGTAGGAAAGGAAAGGAGTTGGATAAAGAAACAAACAGTGCAATT ATAAAGCTTCAAGACATGATTGAAAATAATGGGCAGCCTTCTTCAGAAGCCTTTCAAAGTATTGTTGGCAAAGAAAAACCTGGGAGAATGCGTTGCCACGGAAGAACCACAACCCTCACGCTCTtgaaaagaaatgaagaaattaaaaaacttaaaagagaGCATGCTGATGAGGTTGCCCAAGTTAGGACAGTGGTCTGA